In 'Nostoc azollae' 0708, the following are encoded in one genomic region:
- the secA gene encoding preprotein translocase subunit SecA — MLKLLLGDPNARKLKKYQPYITEINLLEEEIKALSDDELKGKTAEFRQRLAKGETLDDILPEAFAVVRESGRRVLGLRHFDVQLLGGVILHSGQIAEMKTGEGKTLVATLPSYLNALTGQGVHVITVNDYLARRDAEWMGQVHRFLGLSVGLIQATMNPTERKKNYDCDITYVTNSEIGFDYLRDNMATSMPEVVQRPFNYCVIDEVDSILVDEARTPLIISGQVERPTEKYLQAAEIAFTLQKDEHYDVNEKDRNVILTDEGFAEAESLLGVTDLFDPENPWAHFVFNAIKAKELFLKDVNYIVRNDEVVIVDEFTGRVLPGRRWSDGLHQAIEAKEHVEIQPETQTLATITYQNLFLLYPKLGGMTGTAKTEEVEFEKIYKLEVTVIPTNRIRRREDLSDMVFKTEPGKWRAIAKECAEMYENGRPVLVGTTSVEKSELLSRLLKEINIPHELLNARPENVEREAEIVAQAGRRGGVTIATNMAGRGTDIILGGNSEYMARLKLREYFMPRIVSPEDEDVFSMQRASGLPMAASGGAQGFVPGKKVKTWRASPEVFPTQLSKETEQLLKEAVEVAVKAYGSRSLPELEAEDKVAVAAEKAPTDDPVIQKLREAYQRIKHEYEEFTSSEHDDVVSRGGLHVIGTERHESRRIDNQLRGRAGRQGDPGTTRFFLSLEDNLLRIFGGDRVAGLMNAFQVEEDMPIESGMLTRSLEGAQKKVETYYYDIRKQVFEYDEVMNNQRRAIYAERRRVLEGQDLKEQVIKYAEKTMDDIVNYYINPDLPSEEWELEKLVEKVKEFVYLLADMQASQLEDMGVSEIKAFLHEQARIAYDMKEAQIDQIQPGLMRQAERFFILQRIDTLWREHLQQMDALRESVGLRGYGQKDPLIEYKSEGYELFLDMMVNIRRDVVYSLFMFQPQPQPTVQTSEIV; from the coding sequence ATGCTAAAACTCTTGTTGGGCGATCCCAACGCTCGTAAACTTAAAAAATACCAACCTTACATTACAGAAATTAACCTGTTAGAGGAAGAAATTAAAGCACTTTCTGATGATGAGTTAAAAGGTAAAACTGCCGAATTTAGACAGCGATTAGCTAAGGGTGAAACTCTGGATGATATTTTGCCTGAGGCTTTTGCTGTTGTGCGGGAATCAGGAAGGCGTGTGTTAGGGTTGCGACACTTTGATGTGCAATTATTAGGTGGGGTGATTCTCCACTCTGGGCAAATTGCGGAAATGAAAACTGGTGAAGGTAAAACCTTGGTGGCTACCTTACCGAGTTATTTAAATGCCCTGACAGGTCAAGGTGTTCACGTTATTACTGTTAATGATTACCTGGCACGTCGGGACGCTGAATGGATGGGTCAGGTACATCGGTTCTTGGGTTTAAGTGTGGGGCTGATTCAAGCTACTATGAACCCGACGGAACGGAAGAAAAACTATGACTGTGATATTACTTATGTAACTAACAGTGAGATCGGTTTTGATTACCTGCGGGATAATATGGCTACCTCTATGCCTGAGGTGGTGCAACGCCCGTTTAATTATTGTGTTATTGACGAAGTAGATTCAATTTTAGTTGATGAAGCTCGGACACCGTTGATTATTTCTGGTCAGGTGGAAAGACCGACAGAAAAATATTTGCAAGCGGCGGAAATTGCTTTTACTCTGCAAAAAGATGAACATTATGATGTTAATGAGAAGGATCGTAACGTTATTTTAACTGATGAGGGTTTTGCAGAAGCGGAAAGTCTGTTGGGTGTGACAGATTTGTTTGATCCTGAAAATCCTTGGGCGCATTTTGTCTTTAATGCGATTAAGGCTAAGGAATTGTTTCTCAAGGATGTGAATTATATTGTCCGCAATGATGAAGTTGTGATTGTGGATGAATTTACGGGTCGGGTACTACCGGGACGACGCTGGAGTGATGGTTTACACCAGGCCATTGAGGCGAAGGAACACGTAGAAATTCAGCCTGAGACCCAAACTTTGGCAACTATTACTTATCAAAACTTGTTTTTGCTTTATCCCAAGTTGGGGGGGATGACGGGAACTGCAAAAACGGAAGAGGTAGAGTTTGAGAAGATTTACAAACTGGAAGTTACTGTTATTCCCACGAATCGGATTAGAAGACGGGAAGATTTGTCGGATATGGTGTTTAAGACTGAACCAGGAAAATGGCGGGCGATCGCAAAAGAATGTGCGGAAATGTACGAAAATGGTAGACCTGTGTTAGTGGGTACAACCAGTGTAGAAAAATCTGAACTCCTCAGCCGACTCCTGAAGGAAATAAATATTCCCCATGAGTTGCTTAATGCTAGACCGGAAAACGTAGAACGGGAAGCAGAGATTGTCGCCCAAGCGGGACGTAGGGGGGGTGTAACTATTGCCACTAACATGGCGGGAAGGGGTACAGATATCATCCTGGGTGGTAACTCTGAGTATATGGCGCGGTTGAAGCTGCGGGAATATTTTATGCCCCGTATTGTCAGCCCAGAGGATGAAGATGTTTTTAGCATGCAAAGGGCTTCTGGACTACCTATGGCTGCTAGTGGTGGTGCTCAAGGCTTTGTTCCTGGTAAAAAGGTGAAGACTTGGCGGGCTTCCCCGGAAGTTTTCCCAACCCAGCTATCGAAGGAAACAGAACAACTTTTAAAAGAAGCGGTGGAGGTAGCAGTAAAAGCTTATGGCAGTCGGAGTTTACCAGAATTAGAAGCGGAAGATAAGGTAGCTGTGGCGGCGGAAAAAGCACCTACGGACGACCCTGTAATTCAGAAATTGCGAGAAGCTTACCAGCGTATTAAGCATGAGTATGAAGAATTCACCAGCAGTGAACACGATGATGTGGTAAGTAGAGGCGGACTGCACGTAATTGGCACAGAACGCCATGAGTCACGGCGAATTGATAACCAGTTGCGTGGACGGGCGGGAAGACAAGGTGACCCTGGGACGACAAGATTTTTCCTCAGTTTAGAGGATAACCTATTGCGGATCTTTGGGGGCGATCGCGTAGCCGGCTTGATGAATGCTTTCCAAGTAGAAGAAGATATGCCTATTGAATCAGGTATGTTAACTCGCAGCTTAGAAGGCGCACAGAAAAAAGTTGAAACCTATTACTACGACATCCGAAAACAGGTATTTGAGTATGACGAGGTGATGAATAACCAACGTCGTGCCATCTATGCAGAACGTCGACGGGTGTTGGAAGGTCAAGATTTGAAGGAACAGGTAATTAAGTACGCTGAAAAAACGATGGACGACATCGTTAATTATTACATTAACCCTGATTTGCCTTCAGAAGAATGGGAATTGGAAAAATTGGTGGAAAAAGTTAAGGAGTTTGTTTACCTGTTGGCTGATATGCAAGCCAGTCAGTTGGAGGATATGGGAGTATCAGAAATTAAGGCTTTCCTCCATGAACAAGCGCGTATTGCTTATGATATGAAGGAAGCGCAAATTGACCAAATTCAACCAGGTTTGATGCGACAAGCAGAACGGTTCTTTATTCTCCAACGCATAGATACTTTGTGGCGGGAACATCTGCAACAAATGGATGCTTTGCGGGAGTCTGTTGGCTTGCGTGGTTATGGTCAAAAAGACCCTCTGATTGAGTATAAGAGTGAGGGTTATGAATTGTTCTTGGATATGATGGTGAATATCCGCCGTGATGTGGTTTATTCGCTGTTTATGTTCCAGCCACAGCCACAGCCTACTGTGCAGACTTCTGAGATAGTTTAA
- a CDS encoding S-4TM family putative pore-forming effector, whose product MNHIPQEQDRQLQLERLAAQRQLYSDAKNIQNISVSYL is encoded by the coding sequence ATGAACCATATACCTCAAGAACAAGATAGACAACTTCAGTTAGAACGTTTAGCCGCACAGCGTCAGCTTTACTCTGATGCTAAGAATATCCAAAACATCAGTGTATCCTATCTGTAA
- a CDS encoding helix-turn-helix domain-containing protein: MKQQVCLSLFYLREIPTSEVLGLHFGIWKKEAKDTFYYWLKILRNVFPPSLLEQVKKHDSDYAMATQDKRQETKSFPPRVFSLNRSLDL, translated from the coding sequence ATAAAACAACAGGTATGTCTATCATTATTCTATTTGAGGGAAATACCAACATCTGAGGTTTTAGGTTTACATTTCGGTATATGGAAAAAGGAGGCAAAGGACACATTTTATTACTGGCTAAAGATATTACGGAATGTTTTCCCTCCTAGTCTCCTTGAACAGGTAAAAAAACATGATAGCGATTATGCCATGGCGACTCAGGATAAAAGGCAGGAAACAAAGAGTTTTCCACCAAGGGTATTTTCGTTGAATAGGTCATTAGACTTGTAA
- a CDS encoding Uma2 family endonuclease codes for MLLPEVLETAPLLVVELVSEGSITTDYRRKRTEYANREIPEYWIIDVMNSKICVSYLLQIYFYVTMRGCLCFSQKLELHGYV; via the coding sequence ATGCTCCTTCCTGAGGTTTTAGAAACAGCACCATTATTAGTAGTGGAACTTGTTAGCGAAGGTTCTATAACTACTGATTATCGGCGTAAACGTACAGAATATGCTAATCGAGAAATCCCTGAATATTGGATTATTGATGTTATGAATTCTAAAATTTGTGTATCATACCTCTTGCAGATTTACTTTTATGTAACAATGAGAGGGTGTCTTTGTTTTAGCCAAAAATTAGAGTTACACGGTTATGTTTGA
- a CDS encoding Uma2 family endonuclease — protein sequence METTLKRLNFEEYLTYDDGTDNKYELVDGELVLMPPAVFKHDNIVNFLDIAFYLEIKRLDLDWIVRQGTIGVRTTTNKCRIPDIIVIQGEECR from the coding sequence ATGGAAACAACTTTAAAGCGTCTGAATTTTGAAGAGTACCTAACTTACGATGATGGTACAGATAATAAGTATGAATTAGTTGATGGGGAGTTAGTATTAATGCCACCTGCTGTATTTAAACATGATAATATTGTTAACTTTCTTGACATAGCCTTTTATTTAGAAATTAAACGTTTGGATTTAGACTGGATAGTTAGGCAAGGAACTATTGGAGTCAGAACCACTACAAACAAATGTCGTATTCCTGATATCATAGTCATTCAGGGTGAAGAATGCCGATAA
- a CDS encoding YlcI/YnfO family protein, whose amino-acid sequence MKSYFNYIKCNYGTSAISIRIPADLLQQAKQFRESRESFNEMLVDAIARQVRRRWALAAHQRIVGRSAEVEAKTGMQSSSVDLIRQLRAG is encoded by the coding sequence ATGAAATCATATTTTAATTACATTAAATGTAACTATGGAACGAGCGCTATAAGTATTCGCATTCCTGCGGACTTGCTACAACAAGCAAAGCAGTTTAGAGAAAGCCGTGAGTCTTTTAATGAGATGCTTGTGGATGCGATCGCCCGTCAAGTGCGACGACGGTGGGCTTTGGCAGCCCATCAGCGGATTGTAGGTCGTAGTGCGGAAGTAGAAGCTAAAACAGGTATGCAATCAAGTTCAGTGGACTTAATTCGTCAGTTACGAGCAGGTTAG
- a CDS encoding DUF2237 family protein gives MTEAKNVLGEKLQLCCTSPITGYYRDGFCKTGGQDFGMHIVCAQVTEEFLKYTKSQGNDFSRPAPHFNFPSLKPGDCWYLCAARWQEALADGVAPPVVLEATHARPLEVCNLDDLQKHRVIRNY, from the coding sequence ATGACAGAAGCCAAAAACGTACTTGGTGAAAAACTACAACTTTGCTGCACATCTCCCATAACTGGATATTACCGCGACGGTTTTTGTAAGACAGGTGGTCAGGATTTTGGGATGCACATTGTTTGCGCTCAAGTGACAGAAGAATTTTTAAAATATACAAAGTCCCAAGGCAATGATTTCAGCAGACCTGCACCTCACTTTAACTTTCCCAGCTTAAAACCTGGAGATTGTTGGTATTTATGTGCAGCCAGATGGCAAGAAGCCCTAGCAGATGGTGTTGCACCTCCAGTTGTTCTAGAAGCTACACACGCTAGACCTTTGGAAGTTTGTAATTTAGACGATTTGCAAAAACACCGTGTAATTCGTAATTATTAG
- the bchI gene encoding magnesium chelatase ATPase subunit I, with protein MTPTAQSMASARRVIFPFTAIVGQEEMKLALLLNVIDPKIGGVMIMGDRGTGKSTTIRALADLLPEISVVANDPFSSDPSDPDLMSDEVRQLVSQGAEIPIAHKKVQMVDLPLGATEDRVCGTIDIEKALSEGVKAFEPGLLAKANRGILYVDEVNLLDDHLVDVLLDSAASGWNTVEREGISIRHPARFVLVGSGNPEEGELRPQLLDRFGMHAEIHTVKEPALRVHIVEKRSEFDQNPPFFLENYKSEQEGLQEKIVKAQELLPQVNLDYDLRVKISEVCSELDVDGLRGDIVTNRAAKALTAFEGRTQVTVDDIRRVITLCLRHRLRKDPLESIDSGYKVQKAFARVFGVELSEDDAAQKNGTGIKGGAR; from the coding sequence GTGACTCCAACTGCTCAATCTATGGCAAGTGCGCGTCGCGTGATCTTTCCGTTTACTGCAATTGTCGGCCAGGAAGAAATGAAACTGGCGTTGCTGTTAAACGTTATTGACCCCAAAATTGGTGGTGTAATGATTATGGGCGATCGCGGCACCGGCAAATCCACAACTATCCGCGCTTTGGCAGACCTGCTGCCAGAAATCTCCGTGGTTGCCAATGACCCCTTCAGCAGTGACCCCAGCGACCCGGACTTGATGAGCGATGAAGTCCGTCAACTAGTATCCCAAGGGGCAGAAATTCCCATAGCTCACAAAAAAGTACAGATGGTAGATTTACCATTGGGAGCTACAGAAGACCGGGTTTGTGGTACCATCGACATCGAAAAAGCTTTGTCTGAAGGTGTAAAAGCTTTTGAACCAGGACTACTGGCCAAAGCGAATCGGGGTATTCTCTACGTCGATGAAGTCAACTTGTTAGATGACCACTTGGTAGACGTACTTCTGGACTCTGCTGCTAGTGGTTGGAACACGGTAGAACGGGAAGGAATTTCTATCCGTCACCCAGCGCGGTTTGTTCTGGTTGGTTCAGGAAACCCAGAAGAAGGAGAACTCCGTCCCCAACTACTCGACCGCTTCGGAATGCACGCCGAAATTCACACAGTGAAAGAACCAGCATTGCGGGTGCACATTGTGGAAAAAAGGTCAGAATTTGACCAAAATCCCCCGTTTTTTCTAGAAAATTACAAATCCGAACAAGAAGGATTACAGGAAAAAATTGTCAAGGCTCAAGAATTGTTACCCCAAGTTAACCTTGACTATGACCTGCGGGTGAAAATTTCAGAAGTTTGTTCAGAATTAGATGTTGATGGTTTGCGGGGTGACATTGTAACCAACCGCGCTGCTAAAGCCTTAACCGCCTTTGAAGGAAGGACACAAGTTACCGTTGATGATATCCGACGGGTAATTACTTTATGTCTGCGTCACCGTTTACGGAAGGATCCTTTAGAATCAATTGATTCTGGCTACAAAGTGCAAAAAGCTTTTGCTCGCGTTTTTGGTGTGGAACTTTCAGAAGATGATGCTGCACAGAAAAACGGGACAGGAATCAAAGGTGGGGCGCGTTAG
- a CDS encoding helix-turn-helix domain-containing protein, with the protein MTIEFKSDSACLSDQDLLEAVVCFSNTSGGTLLIGVENDGKITGLHKKDLKFPPSDLSAMVANRTVPPLSVDTQITGLKQKSSPNVAQTSLIRRKDVRISVEPINK; encoded by the coding sequence TTGACTATAGAGTTTAAGAGTGATTCTGCTTGTCTGAGTGATCAAGATTTATTAGAAGCAGTAGTGTGTTTTTCTAATACCAGTGGTGGTACATTATTAATTGGTGTAGAAAATGATGGCAAGATCACAGGTTTACATAAAAAAGATTTAAAATTTCCTCCTAGTGATTTATCTGCAATGGTGGCTAATAGAACCGTACCGCCATTAAGTGTAGATACACAAATAACGGGACTTAAACAAAAATCAAGCCCAAATGTAGCCCAAACTAGCTTGATAAGAAGGAAAGACGTCCGGATTTCAGTTGAACCAATCAATAAATAG